Below is a genomic region from Candidatus Jidaibacter acanthamoeba.
TTGTTGTTGAGCCAACAAACTTAAATCCTCTTTGTTTTAAGTCTTTACTAAAAGAGTCAGATTGCTTAGTTGTTACAAGTATATCTTCTAACTTGATCCATTTATTGGTTATCCTTTCTCCATTGATAAACTGTAAACTATATTTATAAAAT
It encodes:
- a CDS encoding DNA-3-methyladenine glycosylase I, which codes for SEKQVEYLLKNPGLIRNKLKIEAAINNAKAFLRIQEEFGSFYKYSLQFINGERITNKWIKLEDILVTTKQSDSFSKDLKQRGFKFVGSTT